In Rhododendron vialii isolate Sample 1 chromosome 9a, ASM3025357v1, the following are encoded in one genomic region:
- the LOC131301654 gene encoding ATP synthase small subunit 6, mitochondrial-like, whose protein sequence is MQILGLFDFRILEREREREREMRTFEPWPVFFRREWSRNWPFLVGFAVTGAVITKYSLSLTEEDAKESDFVKRHKRMRGEISCIWCEE, encoded by the exons ATGCAAATACTTGGCCTTTTCGACTTccgaattttagagagagagagagagagagagagagagatgaggacaTTCGAACCGTGGCCGGTTTTCTTCAGGCGCGAGTGGAGTCGGAACTGGCCATTCCTGGTCGGTTTCGCCGTCACCGGCGCCGTCATCACGAAGTATTCTCTTAGCCTCACCG AGGAGGATGCCAAGGAGTCTGATTTCGTCAAGAGGCACAAGAG GATGAGGGGAGAAATATCTTGTATCTGGTGTGAGGAATGA